A single region of the Gasterosteus aculeatus chromosome 1, fGasAcu3.hap1.1, whole genome shotgun sequence genome encodes:
- the LOC120821907 gene encoding uncharacterized protein LOC120821907: MAEERSVYDLEGLEKQLESLLSRYPSDEIRADGKPFCSEFRKLVEEYASRWQVPLPQLRILEIALRYFARASPFFTSNCDHVIHTLSSLALSVFELLLFFEQKDFNQEPLNHFSVTFQECHSVLARHQNVHLLQVERLVRGGGPWAGAALHAMLTESSLPQSEADGCIVSEPPVFLELRVRYLLSCERVGEAAALARCCARHPAAGQHLFFLQVYLTWLFKTSQHDRLHKEVAELNGKDAIHIICSLECEEKDELLLALSRAFLSQQLRRGDMCYLCDLVFIWSKLHSRLNTSKQALLEESNQLIVSATNVNSIFPFIRAILQELGEDGIQFCVELCANALGSCLPCDVITKSLIYKTIAVLLPNDLEVSRACALLIFFLERSVEAYKLLYLLYMHPDQEYQVEYSPIRNHVRFETLQVLKKDLYFDPEFWNLTALRSNCLKLMSDKVVGGALEEIMENKWILSYCAKEPASRSSKSTCCKGSKGAAAKKRRHKEDGRHDVDTASKGLKVGPGKARLHVGHSIQKKGSQRSLSSAPLRRSFWQLDRLKDNVPVGYGELRRTTRLSEKNPPKRRIRQPKWLLEDSGNPGENEGVPKTKKQMRHQKHHGSNVVKRSETVDFKNNDKHKPPVNSHLTARENSSKPQKGFSSSLPQVVLELSLPDNELMGTFNEDTCNRQRGFPQVLLYRPTLKVPATSEPAKTVHRKEVILRARDAAMFAQQLHCYARRQKGKGVKPNIQGSVSTITRSSVLGSPPKEPERELCDKPAADNEGGIIALHTAEAARITQSPGLEKALETRTTKAVSQRTLSERELSEKLAAEVRVADASETPAAAETTEAQMLDKVLRAPTVASASELCDESAVEMRVTIASTAPKVAPSSDLDQVSRAVKAASKSTTSAEVFQSSPLTNNQMVVLDKIPSSSRTEAAEARPSPSPDDPGDERRELKSLTGKSPVAKADGPEVLAAVCGSQSAVDTTDVLPKLPKGRVPCENESGGTTGTTSPDRDSMNDLSALTLVTEMVTELTPGALARDVESRKQPSPGDGTSKQPTPGSKSSAPHTRTTSTCSVVGDAQGKGTQDFDPETIEDSDLPESEESKLEFSCTFCNKVFKGSRVVEHAMFHYRKDECMFCGTMFKDDLLAMMHLSDHIEKLKRIKEADGNNVPETKDPSAKAKTTNASFRRRSSRRTRRSADCPKSTSLPHSTPSGSRQLRSSVSPTSANERKETPSRLLRCKTLKVNGHIGKKTDRDGPQRQKPPVTQQDISRKRLQGNRHTGKDSSPDKHSERAVEGQRAEAQEKVCCPVEGCDWSTDLSKRCALLYHALDDHYGEVGPLKVAFRIENGKCSNCKRVMWSFEHFQHHVERHRLSPRHPCLHRECTSRFKTGFEMRRHARTHNPLQAVCCAPGCSQLFICLWALNLHEKEHYSSKPTKPDTDANKQTGHKPRNAPSGKSRSDQRPKAPLAAVTVDNPETEIAPCKLRGEPTEKHAPLPTAVKEESKERNETKDLHVLKNLSNKDTSSPPASPNLRLRQTLRKVTSKTRSPKVISSSGQIRDDAEDPKRRGRPPKSKEAVHDENTTAGPTDQSVPGNAAPIADLPAESPNASNESKEQVKEVVDPTEASVNKSESRSTNKLMNNNPVKQKEKEHDPPAASCTKTATRLDQSVSTTSADKRLQSTAENLHRVKKRSAPKESRTASSKKHKATNSEANIKLVKKEPEGEEEAENKDSTQSGCGNFVPSVPPNSVSERTAPPKTQEAPVEKPKNSIRKAEGKKEKRTHSASSDSDQMKKKHKGVNEEDNITLKGRRADASKSSALKKKVRSKSAVRQAGAKAATDASPSSGAASGLSDATSPPAEQSAQQGTKKDKSKKPHIPKNPDRKEADEKRGDAQVAEGQAEPPPVVEEGTTPPAAIGSDPVAQEDPKYAALREALAGYSSRPHGRPPPTAYLDEKYITMPKRRKDQQPAPSSQRSPPPRQSAAAGRQRCTNCFARFDGAEDLQRHVTLQKCSSLFGFESDDEGNS; this comes from the exons ctggtggaggagtaCGCCTCTCGTTGGCAGGTGCCGCTGCCTCAGCTCAGGATCCTTGAGATAGCTCTCCGCTACTTCGCCCGAGCGTCCCCCTTCTTCACGTCAAACTGTGACCATGTGATTCACACGCTCAGTAGTCTGGCCTT GAGTGTTTTTGAGTTGCTGCTGTTCTTTGAGCAGAAGGACTTCAATCAGGAGCCACTGAATCACTTTTCTGTTACATTCCAG GAATGCCACTCGGTGCTTGCGAGGCATCAGAATGTTCACTTGCTTCAGGTGGAGCGTCTGGTTCGTGGAGGTGGGCCTTGGGCCGGCGCAGCCTTACACGCAATGCTCACTGAGTCCAGTTTACCTCAGAGTGAAG CTGACGGGTGCATCGTCTCTGAGCCGCCTGTGTTCCTTGAGCTGCGGGTGCGCTACCTCTTATCCTGCGAGCGGGTCGGGGAGGCCGCGGCCCTGGCTAGGTGCTGCGCTCGGCATCCCGCGGCAGGACAACACTTGTTCTTTCTCCAGGTCTACCTCACGTGGCTTTTCAAGACCTCACAGCACGACCGCCTTCACAAAGAG GTGGCTGAATTGAATGGTAAAGATGCAATTCATATCATCTGTAGTTTAGAGTGTGAGGAAAAGGATGAGTTGCTTCTCGCCCTCAGCAGAGCCTTCCTCTCCCAGCAGCTGCGCAGGGGAGACATGTGCTATTTGTG TGATCTTGTCTTCATATGGAGTAAACTTCACAGTCGGTTAAATACTTCCAAGCAAGCTCTTCTTGAGGAGAGTAATCAGCTGATCGTGTCTGCCACCAATGTCAACTCAATCTTCCCATTCATCAGAGCCATACTGCAAGAG CTTGGGGAAGATGGAATCCAGTTCTGCGTTGAGCTTTGTGCTAATGCCCTGGGGTCTTGCCTTCCCTGCGACGTCATCACCAAGTCCCTAATCTACAAAACCATCGCCGTCCTGCTCCCCAATGACCTGGAGGTTTCCCGGGCGTGCGCCCTTCTGATCTTCTTCCTCGAACGCTCCGTTGAGGCCTACAAGTTGTTGTACCTTCTTTACATGCATCCTGATCAGGAGTACCAGGTGGAGTACAGCCCCATCCGGAATCACGTTCGCTTCGAAACCCTGCAG gTCTTGAAGAAGGACCTGTATTTTGACCCCGAGTTTTGGAACCTCACTGCTTTGCGGAGCAACTGTTTGAAGCTGATGAGCGACAAGGTGGTTGGTGGTGCCCTCGAGGAGATCATGGAGAACAAATGGATCCTGAGCTACTGCGCCAAAGAACCTGCCTCCCGATCAAGCAAATCAACATGCTGCAAAGGAAGTAAGGGGGCAGCAGCTAAAAAACGGCGCCACAAAGAGGACGGACGTCATGACGTTGACACTGCATCCAAGGGATTAAAGGTGGGCCCAGGAAAAGCCCGGCTACATGTTGGCCACAGCATACAGAAGAAAGGCAGCCAGAGGTCATTATCCTCTGCACCTTTGAGGCGTTCATTTTGGCAGCTTGACAGACTAAAGGACAATGTACCTGTCGGGTATGGAGAACTTCGACGCACTACGAGACTCTCTGAGAAGAACCCACCGAAACGGAGGATTAGACAACCCAAGTGGCTTCTTGAAGACTCAGGAAATCCTGGAGAGAACGAAGGCGTTCCAAAGACCAAAAAGCAAATGAGACATCAAAAGCACCACGGATCCAATGTGGTGAAGAGGTCCGAAACTGTTGATTTCAAGaacaatgacaaacacaaacctcCAGTAAACTCTCATTTAACGGCaagagaaaacagcagcaagCCCCAGAAGGGGTTTTCATCCTCCCTTCCGCAAGTAGTCCTTGAGCTCTCGCTGCCAGACAACGAGCTGATGGGAACCTTCAATGAGGACACTTGCAACAGACAGAGAGGTTTCCCTCAAGTGCTTCTCTACCGACCGACACTAAAGGTTCCTGCCACGTCCGAACCGGCAAAGACTGTGCACCGCAAAGAGGTGATTCTGAGAGCGCGGGACGCCGCCATGTTCGCACAGCAGTTGCACTGTTACGCTCGGCGCCAGAAAGGGAAAGGCGTTAAGCCCAATATTCAAGGCTCGGTTTCAACCATCACGCGCTCCTCGGTGCTAGGAAGTCCTCCAAAAGAGCCGGAGAGAGAGCTCTGCGATAAACCTGCCGCTGACAATGAAGGGGGAATAATTGCGCTTCACACGGCAGAAGCAGCCAGAATCACACAATCCCCGGGACTTGAAAAAGCCCTTGAAACTCGAACCACAAAAGCCGTCTCACAGAGGACACTTTCAGAAAGGGAGCTCTCTGAGAAGCTCGCCGCTGAGGTGAGAGTCGCCGACGCGTCGgagacaccagcagcagctgaaacgACAGAAGCCCAGATGTTGGATAAGGTCCTGCGAGCTCCAACCGTGGCGTCAGCGAGCGAGCTCTGTGACGAGTCTGCCGTCGAGATGAGAGTCACTATTGCCTCAACAGCGCCGAAAGTGGCTCCGTCATCAGATTTAGATCAGGTCTCCAGAGCCGTTAAAGCTGCTTCAAAAAGCACAACTTCAGCTGAGGTTTTCCAATCTTCACCTCTGACCAACAATCAGATGGTGGTTCTTGATAAAATCCCTTCCAGTTCAAGAACGGAAGCTGCCGAGGCCAGGCCTTCACCGTCTCCAGATGATCCTGGAGATGAGAGACGAGAACTCAAGTCTCTAACTGGCAAAAGTCCCGTTGCAAAAGCTGACGGCCCAGAGGTGCTCGCCGCTGTCTGCGGCAGCCAGTCTGCCGTGGACACGACAGATGTCTTGCCCAAATTGCCAAAAGGACGCGTGCCTTGTGAAAACGAAAGTGGAGGAACTACGGGAACTACTTCTCCAGATCGGGACAGTATGAATGACCTTTCCGCTCTGACATTAGTAACAGAAATGGTAACTGAACTCACCCCTGGGGCACTTGCTCGAGATGTGGAGAGTCGCAAACAGCCATCTCCCGGGGACGGCACGTCCAAGCAGCCGACACCTGGAAGTAAATCCAGCGCTCCTCACACAAGAActacctccacctgctctgtagTGGGTGATGCGCAAGGGAAGGGAACCCAGGATTTTGATCCAGAAACCATAGAGGACAGCGACCTCCCAGAATCTGAGGAATCCAAGTTGGAATTCTCCTGCACCTTCTGCAACAAGGTCTTCAAAGGAAGTCGTGTGGTAGAACATGCTATGTTCCATTATCGCAAGGACGAGTGCATGTTCTGTGGGACCATGTTCAAAGATGATCTTCTGGCCATGATGCATCTGTCTGACCACATTGAGAAGCTGAAGAGGATTAAAGAGGCAGATGGTAACAATGTGCCTGAGACCAAAGATCCTTCTGCCAAAGCCAAGACCACAAACGCGTCTTTCAGGCGCCGTAGTAGCAGGAGAACGAGGAGATCTGCAGACTGTCCTAAATCAACGAGCCTCCCACATTCAACCCCGTCGGGGTCCAGACAGTTGAGATCATCAGTCAGTCCAACGTCCGCAAATGAAAGAAAGGAAACCCCTTCGAGACTCCTTCGTTGTAAAACTCTAAAGGTAAACGGGCATATTGGGAAGAAGACCGACCGCGATGGACCACAAAGGCAAAAACCGCCCGTTACACAGCAGGACATTTCTCGCAAAAGATTGCAAGGAAACCGACACACAGGCAAGGATTCCTCGCCGGACAAACACAGTGAGCGGGCTGTTGAGGGGCAACGTGCGGAGGCTCAAGAGAAGGTTTGCTGTCCCGTGGAGGGTTGCGACTGGTCCACCGACCTGTCGAAACGATGTGCACTCCTTTACCACGCGCTCGACGATCACTACGGGGAGGTGGGGCCTTTAAAAGTGGCGTTCCGCATAGAAAACGGCAAATGCAGTAATTGCAAGAGGGTCATGTGGAGTTTTGAACATTTCCAGCACCACGTCGAAAGGCACAGACTCTCTCCTCGGCATCCTTGCCTGCATCGGGAGTGCACTTCCAGGTTCAAGACCGGATTCGAAATGAGACGCCACGCCAGGACGCACAATCCGCTGCAGGCAGTGTGCTGCGCCCCCGGATGTTCTCAACTATTCATCTGTCTCTGGGCGCTGAACCTTCACGAAAAAGAGCACTATTCCTCCAAACCCACCAAACCAGACAcggatgcaaacaaacaaacgggcCACAAACCGCGCAACGCGCCGTCTGGTAAGAGCCGCTCTGATCAACGGCCGAAAGCCCCACTTGCCGCCGTTACCGTTGATAATCCGGAGACTGAGATCGCCCCCTGTAAATTAAGAGGAGAGCCTACAGAAAAGCATGCTCCTCTTCCCACCGCTGTGAAAGAGGAGTCGAAGGAGCGAAATGAGACCAAGGATTTGCATGTGTTGAAGAATCTTTCTAACAAGGACACCTCCTCACCGCCCGCCAGCCCTAATCTGAGATTACGGCAAACGTTGAGAAAGGTGACGAGTAAAACCAGAAGTCCCAAAGTCATTTCATCGTCGGGTCAGATCAGAGACGACGCAGAAGATCCCAAAAGAAGAGGCCGTCCTCCCAAGTCGAAGGAAGCTGTGCATGATGAAAATACTACTGCTGGTCCCACCGATCAAAGTGTCCCAGGGAACGCTGCGCCGATTGCCGACCTTCCAGCAGAGAGCCCAAACGCGAGCAACGAGTCGAAAGAGCAGGTCAAAGAGGTGGTCGACCCTACGGAAGCGTCCGTTAACAAATCAGAGTCTAGATCAACGAACAAGCTGATGAACAACAATCCCgttaaacaaaaggaaaaggaacaCGATCCGCCCGCGGCGAGCTGCACAAAGACGGCAACCCGTTTAGATCAGTCAGTCAGCACCACCTCCGCTGACAAAAGGCTCCAGTCAACTGCTGAGAATCTACATAGAGTGAAGAAACGCTCCGCTCCGAAGGAAAGTAGAACTGCGTCTTCAAAGAAGCACAAGGCTACGAACAGCGAAGCCAACATAAAGCTGGTCAAGAAGGAACcagagggggaagaagaggcagaaaacaaaGACTCGACACAGAGCGGCTGCGGTAACTTTGTGCCTTCGGTCCCACCGAACAGTGTAAGTGAGCGAACTGCACCTCCCAAAACACAGGAGGCGCCGGTGGAGAAACCCAAAAATTCCATCAGGAAAgcggaaggaaagaaagaaaagaggacccACAGCGCTTCTTCAGACTCGGACCAGATGAAAAAGAAGCACAAGGGCGTGAACGAAGAGGACAACATAACACTAAAGGGAAGACGGGCCGATGCCAGCAAATCGTCCGCTTTGAAAAAGAAAGTCCGGTCTAAATCTGCGGTGCGGCAGGCAGGGGCGAAGGCAGCAACGGACGCGTCCCCGTCCAGCGGCGCGGCCAGCGGCCTGAGCGACGCCACTTCTCCACCCGCGGAACAGAGCGCGCAGCAGGGGACGAAAAAGGACAAATCCAAGAAGCCGCACATCCCCAAAAACCCGGACCGCAAGGAAGCCGACGAGAAGCGCGGCGACGCGCAGGTCGCTGAGGGGCAAGCGGAGCCCCCCCccgtggtggaggaggggacgaCGCCTCCGGCCGCCATCGGCAGTGACCCCGTCGCCCAGGAGGACCCCAAGTACGCCGCGCTGAGGGAGGCTCTGGCGGGCTACAGCAGCCGGCCGCACGGCAGGCCGCCGCCCACCGCCTACCTGGACGAGAAGTACATCACCATGCCCAAGCGGAGGAAGGACCAGCAGCCCGCCCCCTCGTCCCAGCGGAGCCCGCCCCCCCGGCAGAGCGCCGCGGCGGGGAGGCAGCGGTGCACCAACTGCTTTGCGAGGTTCGACGGCGCCGAGGATCTGCAGCGGCACGTCACGCTGCAGAAGTGCTCCAGCCTCTTCGGCTTCGAGTCCGACGACGAGG GTAACAGTTAA